The Argentina anserina chromosome 3, drPotAnse1.1, whole genome shotgun sequence genome includes a region encoding these proteins:
- the LOC126785819 gene encoding isovaleryl-CoA dehydrogenase, mitochondrial, producing MQRLVSARSGLTNLLRYQRHSASFSTTLLFDDTQIQFKESVGQFAQEHIAPHASKVDHTNNFPKEVNLWKLMGDFNLHGITAPEEYGGLGLGYLYHCIAMEEISRASGSVGLSYGAHSNLCINQLVRHGNPTQKEKYLPKLISGEHVGALAMSEPNSGSDVVSMKCKADRADGGYILNGNKMWCTNGPVAQTLVVYAKTDITAGSKGITAFIIEKGMPGYSTAQKLDKLGMRGSDTCELVFENCFVPDENVLGQEGKGVYVMMSGLDLERLVLAGGPLGIMQACMDVVLPYVRQREQFGRPIGEFQLMQGKIADMYTSLQSSRAYVYSVARECDNGRVDPKDCAGVILSTAERATQVALQAIQCLGGNGYVNEYSTGRLLRDAKLYEIGAGTSEIRRMIIGRGLFKEQ from the exons ATGCAAAGACTGGTTTCGGCGAGGTCTGGGCTCACAAATCTTCTCAGATATCAGAGACACTCTGCTTCGTTCTCTACGACTCTTCTCTTCGATGATACTCAGATTCAG TTCAAGGAGAGTGTGGGCCAATTTGCACAAGAACACATTGCCCCACATGCTTCAAAAGTAGACCATACTAATAACTTTCCCAAGGAGGTTAACTTGTGGAAGCTCATGGGAGATTTTAATCTTCATGGCATTACTGCCCCCG AGGAATATGGTGGGCTGGGTCTTGGCTATTTGTATCACTGCATAGCTATGGAAGAAATAAGCCGTGCTTCAGGATCTGTTGGACTATCTTATGGTGCTCATTCCAACCTGTGCATTAACCAATTG GTGAGGCATGGAAATCCTACTCAGAAAGAGAAGTATTTGCCAAAG CTTATTAGTGGAGAGCATGTAGGGGCTCTTGCAATGAGCGAACCCAATT CTGGTTCTGATGTTGTTAGCATGAAGTGCAAAGCTGATCGAGCAGATGGTGGTTATATCTTAAATGGGAACAAGATGTGGTGCACCAATGGGCCAGTTGCTCAAACATTG GTTGTTTATGCAAAAACGGATATAACTGCGGGATCAAAGGGAATAACAGCTTTCATCATTGAGAAGGGAATGCCCGG ATACAGTACTGCCCAGAAATTAGACAAACTTGGCATGCGGGGAAGCGATAC ATGTGAGCTTGTCTTTGAGAATTGCTTTGTTCCAGATGAAAATGTTCTTGGCCAGGAAGGAAAAG GAGTCTATGTCATGATGTCAGGGTTAGATTTAGAGAGGCTTGTTCTAGCTGGTGGACCCCTAGGTATTATGCAGGCATGTATGGATGTTGTCCTTCCTTATGTTCGACAGCGAGAGCAGTTTGGCCGTCCGATTGGCGAGTTTCAGCTTATGCAG GGGAAAATTGCTGACATGTATACTTCTTTACAATCTTCAAG GGCCTATGTGTATTCTGTTGCAAGGGAATGTGACAATGGAAGAGTTGACCCAAAG GACTGCGCAGGAGTTATACTGTCTACGGCTGAAAGAGCCACGCAGGTTGCTTTGCAG GCTATACAATGCTTAGGTGGTAATGGCTATGTAAATGAGTACTCAACTGGTCGTCTCCTTCGAGATGCCAAACTCTATGAGATTGGAGCAGGAACTAGTGAGATCAGAAGGATGATCATTGGCCGGGGGCTATTTAAGGAGCAATAA